A single Drosophila ananassae strain 14024-0371.13 chromosome 3L, ASM1763931v2, whole genome shotgun sequence DNA region contains:
- the LOC6496338 gene encoding uncharacterized protein LOC6496338 has product MYKLSKCISWLSICAIVINWSIVKSALLFTTNSEYGIFMAISVPISLTHRNVFLSYNYEFNYYQPEHVYKYPPILMGQDFEDSYLTYPTTGRNAHGVCHNCTDWKLKENTTTNGSTKASSSREKRALTLMSRTVFYAMIKDKLRRSGFPGEACLLRLICETNASQLGEVNGFLGSLVHIIFSPSSSKDEYLPHEYYQAEWDGLKHQSCVAYTKKCPENVLDLISVPLEQALSDIISRRRRK; this is encoded by the exons ATGTATAAGCTATCAAAATGTATATCTTGGCTTAGTATATGTGCCATAGTAATAAACTGGAGTATTGTTAAGTCTGCTCTGCTTTTTACCACAAACTCCGAGTACGGG ATCTTTATGGCCATATCGGTGCCCATTAGTTTAACGCATCGGAATGTATTTTTATCGTACAATTACGAGTTCAATTACTATCAGCCTGAGCATGTCTACAAGTATCCTCCCATTTTG ATGGGTCAAGATTTCGAGGACAGCTATCTCACATATCCTACTACAGGACGTAACGCCCATGGTGTGTGTCATAATTGCACAGATTGgaaactgaaagaaaataCCACCACAAATGGTTCCACAAAAGCATCCTCTTCTCGTGAAAAACGAGCTCTAACATTAATGAGCCGAACTGTGTTTTATGCCATGATAAAGGATAAATTAAGAAG ATCTGGTTTTCCTGGCGAAGCTTGCCTTCTGCGCTTGATTTGTGAAACAAATGCTTCGCAACTGGGAGAGGTGAATGGGTTTTTGGGCAGCCTAGTACACATTATATTCAG TCCCAGCAGCTCCAAGGACGAGTACTTACCACATGAGTATTATCAGGCCGAGTGGGATGGCTTGAAACATCAAAGCTGTGTAGCTTATACCAAAAAATGTCCAGAAAACGTCTTGGACTTGATTTCTGTGCCACTGGAACAGGCGCTTAGCGATATAATAAGTCGTCGTAGAAGAAAATAA
- the LOC6502580 gene encoding uncharacterized protein LOC6502580, translating into MNIRSPFWILFLSWPFVQSTLIFNTNSEFGIFMAIAIPLSLKNRNVFLSFSYEFNYYQPEHLYKYPPILMGDFEDSYLTYSTTGGEGATSSRRSISSDDSKNSTKVRPQRSLPAMSRTNFYIMLKDKLKRTGYPEEPCLQRLICETNTSTLGQVNGLLGTLVHIIFTPSSSSDEHLDKEYYQAEWDGRQNGDCSQYAIQCKENVLDLISRPLDEILREVVDQRNGRQ; encoded by the exons ATGAATATTCGAAGTCCTTTTTGGATTCTATTCCTAAGCTGGCCCTTTGTGCAATCCACTTTGATATTTAACACAAATTCCGAGTTTggt ATTTTCATGGCCATAGCAATTCCGCTTTCCTTAAAGAATCGCAATGTGTTTCTTTCCTTCAGTTATGAGTTCAACTATTATCAGCCGGAGCATTTATACAAATATCCTCCAATTTTG ATGGGGGATTTCGAGGACAGTTATCTGACATATAGTACCACTGGAGGTGAAGGAGCTACAAGCAGCAGAAGATCAATTTCTTCAGACGATTCTAAAAACAGCACCAAGGTGCGGCCTCAACGTTCTCTACCCGCCATGAGCAGAACAAACTTTTATATCATGCTGAAGGATAAGTTAAAAAG AACTGGTTATCCGGAGGAGCCTTGCCTCCAACGTCTTATTTGTGAAACAAATACTTCGACGCTTGGCCAAGTTAATGGACTCTTGGGAACCCTAGTGCATATCATCTTCAC gcCTAGCAGCTCGAGTGACGAACACCTCGACAAAGAGTACTATCAAGCCGAATGGGATGGGCGACAGAATGGCGACTGCTCACAGTATGCCATCCAATGTAAAGAGAATGTTTTGGATCTGATCTCAAGGCCGTTGGATGAAATTCTTCGGGAAGTAGTGGACCAACGAAATGGAAGACAATAA
- the LOC6496335 gene encoding spermatogenesis-associated protein 20 isoform X2 has translation MFRARALLPWIRRTLKTAQTTQGNPSKAVERKLLAPTLLSRSLSKDMATGGEVNAQAPKQGNRLVSSKSPYLLQHAYNPVDWYPWSDEAFEKARRENKLIFLSVGYSTCHWCHVMEHESFESPETAAIMNEHFVNIKVDREERPDIDKVYMQFLLMSKGSGGWPMSVWLTPDLAPLVAGTYFPPKTRYGMPSFTTVLQNIAKKWQTDKESLIEAGSTLVDALKRNQDAEAVPEAAFEPGSAEAKLSEAITVHKQRFDQTHGGFGSEPKFPEVPRLNFLFHGYLVTKDVDVLDMVLQSLDHIGRGGINDHIFGGFARYATTRDWHNVHFEKMLYDQGQLMAAYANAYKLTRSETFLGYADKIYKYLVKDLRHPLGGFYAGEDADSLPTHKDTVKVEGAFYAWTWEEIQSAFKNQAERFEGVSPERAFEIYSFHYGLKPQGNVPTYSDPHGHLTGKNILIVKGSDEATCSNFNLEAEPLEKLLDTANDILHVLRDQRPRPHLDTKIICAWNGLVLSGLSKLANCGTAKRQEYMQTAKELLEFLRKEMYDSERKLLLRSCYGVAVGDPRLEKNESEIEGFLDDYSFLIKGLLDYYKASLDLSALNWAKELQETQDKLFWDERNGAYFFSQRDSPNVIVRLKDDHDGAEPCGNSVSARNLTLLSHYYDEDAYLQRAGKLLNFFADVSPFGHALPEMLSALLLHENGLDLVAVVGPDSEDTERFVEICRKFYIPGMIILHVDPQHPDEASNQRVQKKFKMVNGKTTVYICHDRVCRMPVTDPAQLEQNLMANFFTERV, from the exons ATGTTTAGGGCCAGAGCTCTCCTTCCCTGGATACGACGCACTCTGAAAACGGCCCAGACAACTCAGGGAAATCCGTCAAAAGCTGTGGAACGGAAGTTGCTAGCGCCCACGTTACTTTCCCGTAGTCTAAGCAA GGACATGGCCACTGGAGGCGAAGTCAACGCGCAAGCTCCCAAGCAAGGAAATCGATTGGTTTCCTCTAAGTCTCCCTACCTTCTTCAGCATGCCTACAATCCGGTAGATTG GTACCCTTGGTCCGATGAGGCCTTCGAAAAGGCGCGCCGCGAGAACAAGCTAATCTTCCTGTCAGTCGGGTACTCCACTTGCCACTGGTGCCATGTTATGGAGCATGAATCTTTCGAGAGTCCCGAAACAGCTGCCATCATGAACGAACACTTTGTGAACATCAAAGTAGACCGAGAAGAGCGTCCGGACATCGACAAGGTTTACATGCAATTTCTGCTGATGAGCAAGGGAAGCGGTGGATGGCCAATGAGCGTGTGGTTGACTCCGGACCTAGCCCCTCTGGTGGCTGGCACCTATTTTCCGCCGAAAACACGCTACGGAATGCCTTCATTTACTACTGTGCTCCAAAACATAGCTAAGAAGTGGCAAACAGATAAGGAATCATTAATCGAAGCAGGATCAACACTGGTCGACGCTTTAAAAAGAAATCAGGATGCAGAGGCGGTGCCAGAGGCAGCTTTTGAGCCAGGAAGTGCCGAAGCCAAACTATCTGAAGCCATTACAGTACACAAGCAGCGCTTCGATCAGACCCACGGAGGATTCGGCTCGGAACCGAAATTTCCGGAGGTTCCACGCCTTAACTTTTTGTTTCACGGATATCTTGTCACCAAGGATGTAGACGTCCTGGATATGGTGCTGCAGTCGTTGGACCACATCGGCAGGGGCGGTATAAATGACCATATATTTGGGGGCTTTGCCCGATATGCCACCACACGCGACTGGCATAATGTGCACTTCGAGAAGATGCTGTACGACCAAGGTCAGTTAATGGCTGCCTATGCAAATGCCTACAAGCTAACTAGAAGTGAAACCTTCTTGGGCTATGCGGATAAAATCTATAAGTATTTGGTTAAGGATCTACGACATCCGCTGGGCGGTTTCTATGCTGGTGAGGATGCAGACTCGTTGCCAACGCACAAGGATACAGTTAAAGTGGAGGGAGCTTTCTACGCCTGGACCTGGGAGGAGATTCAATCCGCTTTCAAGAATCAAGCAGAGCGTTTCGAGGGGGTATCACCCGAACGGGCATTCGAAATTTATTCCTTTCATTACGGTCTAAAACCGCAAGGCAATGTGCCCACCTATAGTGATCCACATGGTCACCTGACTGGTAAGAACATTCTCATCGTGAAGGGTTCCGATGAGGCGACATGCTCAAATTTTAACTTGGAGGCAGAACCGCTGGAGAAGCTGCTGGATACAGCTAATGATATTCTGCATGTGTTGCGGGATCAGAGACCCCGCCCGCATCTGGACACGAAGATCATCTGCGCCTGGAATGGCCTCGTCCTGTCTGGTCTGTCCAAGCTGGCAAATTGTGGAACCGCCAAGAGGCAGGAATATATGCAAACGGCTAAAGAACTTTTGGAATTTCTGCGCAAGGAAATGTATGACTCGGAGCGAAAGCTACTTCTTCGATCCTGCTATGGAGTTGCTGTTGGAGATCCAAGGCTAGAGAAGAATGA ATCCGAAATCGAAGGATTTTTGGATGATTACTCCTTTCTTATTAAAGGCTTACTAGATTATTATAAGGCATCGCTGGACCTTAGCGCATTAAATTGGGCTAAGGAGCTGCAAGAAACTCAGGACAAACTCTTCTGGGACGAGCGAAACGGAGCTTATTTCTTTTCTCAACGAGACTCGCCGAATGTGATTGTGCGGCTAAAGGACg ATCATGATGGGGCCGAACCCTGTGGTAACAGCGTATCCGCCAGAAATCTCACTCTACTGTCCCACTATTATGACGAAGATGCGTATCTGCAGCGTGCGGGAAAGCTTCTGAATTTCTTTGCCGATGTCAGTCCCTTCGGACATGCCCTTCCTGAAATGCTTTCGGCATTGCTGCTTCACGAGAACGGCTTAGACCTGGTAGCTGTGGTTGGACCCGACTCTGAAGACACTGAGCGTTTCGTTGAGATCTGCCGTAAATTTTATATACCGGGCATGATCATCCTGCACGTAGATCCACAGCATCCGGACGAAGCAAGCAACCAAAGGGTGCAGAAGAAGTTCAAAATGGTGAATGGAAAGACCACGGTCTACATATGTCATGATCGCGTGTGCAGAATGCCGGTAACGGATCCGGCGCAGCTAGAACAGAACCTTATGGCAAACTTCTTTACGGAACGGGTTTAA
- the LOC26514569 gene encoding activity-regulated cytoskeleton associated protein 1, with translation MAQTIQMTNEQLQQLIEAVRVSAAGSAAAAAAGGAENPNAKTKGNFSSCQHKFGGARDYDEVEEFITNISIYKELENITDENALKGLSLLFYGLASIWWQGVRKEANTWNDAIDLIREHFSPTKPAYQVYMEFFQTKQEDHDPIDTFVVHKRALLAQLPNGRHDEETELDLLYGLLNIKYRKHIARTSVQTFKDLLEQGRVIEHNNQEDTDLANSKNVKGSRRTTRCTYCNFRGHTFENCRKRTQNRQQENNDE, from the coding sequence ATGGCCCAAACCATTCAGATGACCAACGAACAGTTGCAGCAGCTGATCGAAGCAGTCCGTGTCAGCGCCGCCGGATCAGCCGCAGCTGCAGCCGCAGGAGGAGCTGAAAATCCCAATGCCAAGACAAAGGGCAACTTTTCCTCCTGCCAGCACAAATTTGGCGGAGCACGAGACTACGACGAGGTGGAAGAGTTCATTACGAACATTTCGATCTACAAGGAGCTGGAGAACATCACCGACGAGAACGCCCTCAAGGGGCTCTCGCTCCTTTTCTACGGACTTGCCTCTATCTGGTGGCAGGGCGTTCGCAAGGAGGCCAACACCTGGAATGATGCCATTGATCTCATCCGGGAGCACTTCTCGCCCACAAAGCCCGCCTACCAGGTCTACATGGAGTTCTTCCAGACGAAGCAAGAAGATCACGATCCCATCGATACCTTTGTGGTGCATAAGCGGGCCCTTCTGGCCCAGCTTCCCAACGGACGCCACGACGAGGAGACTGAGCTGGATCTGCTCTACGGTCTTCTTAACATTAAATACCGTAAGCACATTGCCCGCACCTCCGTTCAGACATTCAAGGATCTGCTGGAGCAGGGTAGGGTGATCGAGCACAATAACCAGGAGGATACGGATCTTGCCAATTCGAAGAACGTCAAAGGCAGTCGTCGCACCACCCGCTGTACATACTGCAACTTCCGGGGTCACACTTTCGAGAACTGCCGCAAGCGAACGCAGAACCGGCAGCAGGAGAACAATGACGAATAG
- the LOC26513677 gene encoding activity-regulated cytoskeleton associated protein 2 → MTQMSDEQFRILIETIKALAPIKEEEPVSKGSFSNCPVRFSGQRDHDAVDEFINAVETYKEVEGISDKDALKGLSLLFNNIAVMWWKGVRRDAKTWADAMQLLRDHFSPTKPSYQLYMEIFETKQEHGEVIDSFICKQRALLAKLPEGRHDEETELDFIFGLLQPKYRESIPRHEIKTFRELLDRGRTVERTKH, encoded by the coding sequence ATGACTCAGATGTCCGATGAACAGTTTCGCATACTCATAGAAACCATCAAGGCCCTGGCCCCGATCAAAGAAGAGGAACCGGTGTCGAAAGGCAGCTTCAGCAACTGTCCGGTTCGCTTTAGTGGCCAACGGGATCACGATGCCGTGGACGAGTTTATCAATGCTGTGGAAACGTACAAGGAAGTGGAAGGAATAAGTGACAAAGATGCCTTAAAGGGTCTATCCCTGCTGTTCAACAACATTGCTGTGATGTGGTGGAAGGGTGTCCGTCGCGATGCCAAAACGTGGGCAGATGCCATGCAGCTGCTGCGAGACCATTTCTCACCTACTAAACCGTCGTATCAGCTTTACATGGAGATATTCGAGACAAAGCAGGAACACGGCGAAGTGATAGATTCCTTCATTTGCAAGCAGCGGGctcttttggccaaattgcCAGAAGGACGACATGACGAGGAGACTGAGCTGGACTTCATCTTTGGACTATTGCAACCCAAGTACCGGGAAAGCATCCCACGACACGAGATCAAGACCTTTAGGGAGCTACTTGACCGTGGAAGAACCGTGGAACGAACGAAACattaa
- the LOC6494220 gene encoding uncharacterized protein LOC6494220 — MPKIHRLSDRQYMELDGLFQTMDMPTSHDSETDLESDSALSLCRLNRYNVTNLYDGSVGGGGAVAIPGTGRQRCYTMPHVPPPAPPSTPTLLTSCSNGSSNSNGNCSSSTVSVSISPTCSVSGNPHPLESPLNHFIHVKSGRTLRRETRCVDSELSKLFNVVSITNRLTTIKNRTNSGSNSNTISCADRGILNASRTISKLNGATATKIFKIHRDPKEFLRETDEDSVSAPEYDEEEEDTRIRYYRRTRYSRHFNSRMARKFNRKFARFEHHERMETIVDSFDFMSVNDADT; from the exons ATGCCCAAAATACACCGTTTGAGCGACAGACAATACATGGAGCTCGATGGCCTTTTTCAG ACGATGGACATGCCCACCAGCCACGATTCGGAGACGGATCTGGAGTCTGACTCGGCATTGTCTCTATGCCGCCTGAACCGCTACAACGTCACCAACCTGTATGATGGGTCGGTTGGTGGGGGGGGAGCAGTGGCGATTCCGGGGACTGGTCGCCAGCGCTGCTACACAATGCCCCACGTGCCGCCGCCAGCGCCGCCCTCCACGCCCACTCTTTTGACGAGCTGCAGTAATGGTagtagcaacagcaacggAAACTGCAGTTCCTCCACCGTCTCCGTATCCATTTCGCCCACCTGCTCGGTCAGCGGCAATCCACATCCGTTGGAAAGTCCACTCAACCACTTCATTCACGTTAAAAGCGGCAGGACCTTGCGTCGAGAAACGCGCTGCGTAGATTCAGAGCTCTCCAAGCTCTTCAACGTAGTGTCCATCACAAACCGGCTGACGACGATCAAGAATCGCACCAACTCCGGCTCCAACTCCAATACCATTTCCTGCGCCGACCGTGGCATACTTAACGCATCGCGTACCATATCGAAGCTCAATGGGGCGACGGCTACCAAAATCTTCAAGATCCACCGCGACCCCAAAGAGTTTCTGCGTGAGACGGACGAGGACTCAGTATCAGCGCCGGAGtacgacgaggaggaggaggatacGCGTATTCGCTACTATCGGCGAACGCGCTACTCTCGCCATTTCAACTCTCGAATGGCGCGCAAATTTAACAGGAAGTTTGCCCGCTTCGAACACCATGAACGCATGGAGACCATCGTTGATAGCTTCGACTTCATGAGCGTCAATGATGCGGACACCTGA
- the LOC6496335 gene encoding spermatogenesis-associated protein 20 isoform X1: MFRARALLPWIRRTLKTAQTTQGNPSKAVERKLLAPTLLSRSLSKHDFRDMATGGEVNAQAPKQGNRLVSSKSPYLLQHAYNPVDWYPWSDEAFEKARRENKLIFLSVGYSTCHWCHVMEHESFESPETAAIMNEHFVNIKVDREERPDIDKVYMQFLLMSKGSGGWPMSVWLTPDLAPLVAGTYFPPKTRYGMPSFTTVLQNIAKKWQTDKESLIEAGSTLVDALKRNQDAEAVPEAAFEPGSAEAKLSEAITVHKQRFDQTHGGFGSEPKFPEVPRLNFLFHGYLVTKDVDVLDMVLQSLDHIGRGGINDHIFGGFARYATTRDWHNVHFEKMLYDQGQLMAAYANAYKLTRSETFLGYADKIYKYLVKDLRHPLGGFYAGEDADSLPTHKDTVKVEGAFYAWTWEEIQSAFKNQAERFEGVSPERAFEIYSFHYGLKPQGNVPTYSDPHGHLTGKNILIVKGSDEATCSNFNLEAEPLEKLLDTANDILHVLRDQRPRPHLDTKIICAWNGLVLSGLSKLANCGTAKRQEYMQTAKELLEFLRKEMYDSERKLLLRSCYGVAVGDPRLEKNESEIEGFLDDYSFLIKGLLDYYKASLDLSALNWAKELQETQDKLFWDERNGAYFFSQRDSPNVIVRLKDDHDGAEPCGNSVSARNLTLLSHYYDEDAYLQRAGKLLNFFADVSPFGHALPEMLSALLLHENGLDLVAVVGPDSEDTERFVEICRKFYIPGMIILHVDPQHPDEASNQRVQKKFKMVNGKTTVYICHDRVCRMPVTDPAQLEQNLMANFFTERV, encoded by the exons ATGTTTAGGGCCAGAGCTCTCCTTCCCTGGATACGACGCACTCTGAAAACGGCCCAGACAACTCAGGGAAATCCGTCAAAAGCTGTGGAACGGAAGTTGCTAGCGCCCACGTTACTTTCCCGTAGTCTAAGCAA GCACGATTTCAGGGACATGGCCACTGGAGGCGAAGTCAACGCGCAAGCTCCCAAGCAAGGAAATCGATTGGTTTCCTCTAAGTCTCCCTACCTTCTTCAGCATGCCTACAATCCGGTAGATTG GTACCCTTGGTCCGATGAGGCCTTCGAAAAGGCGCGCCGCGAGAACAAGCTAATCTTCCTGTCAGTCGGGTACTCCACTTGCCACTGGTGCCATGTTATGGAGCATGAATCTTTCGAGAGTCCCGAAACAGCTGCCATCATGAACGAACACTTTGTGAACATCAAAGTAGACCGAGAAGAGCGTCCGGACATCGACAAGGTTTACATGCAATTTCTGCTGATGAGCAAGGGAAGCGGTGGATGGCCAATGAGCGTGTGGTTGACTCCGGACCTAGCCCCTCTGGTGGCTGGCACCTATTTTCCGCCGAAAACACGCTACGGAATGCCTTCATTTACTACTGTGCTCCAAAACATAGCTAAGAAGTGGCAAACAGATAAGGAATCATTAATCGAAGCAGGATCAACACTGGTCGACGCTTTAAAAAGAAATCAGGATGCAGAGGCGGTGCCAGAGGCAGCTTTTGAGCCAGGAAGTGCCGAAGCCAAACTATCTGAAGCCATTACAGTACACAAGCAGCGCTTCGATCAGACCCACGGAGGATTCGGCTCGGAACCGAAATTTCCGGAGGTTCCACGCCTTAACTTTTTGTTTCACGGATATCTTGTCACCAAGGATGTAGACGTCCTGGATATGGTGCTGCAGTCGTTGGACCACATCGGCAGGGGCGGTATAAATGACCATATATTTGGGGGCTTTGCCCGATATGCCACCACACGCGACTGGCATAATGTGCACTTCGAGAAGATGCTGTACGACCAAGGTCAGTTAATGGCTGCCTATGCAAATGCCTACAAGCTAACTAGAAGTGAAACCTTCTTGGGCTATGCGGATAAAATCTATAAGTATTTGGTTAAGGATCTACGACATCCGCTGGGCGGTTTCTATGCTGGTGAGGATGCAGACTCGTTGCCAACGCACAAGGATACAGTTAAAGTGGAGGGAGCTTTCTACGCCTGGACCTGGGAGGAGATTCAATCCGCTTTCAAGAATCAAGCAGAGCGTTTCGAGGGGGTATCACCCGAACGGGCATTCGAAATTTATTCCTTTCATTACGGTCTAAAACCGCAAGGCAATGTGCCCACCTATAGTGATCCACATGGTCACCTGACTGGTAAGAACATTCTCATCGTGAAGGGTTCCGATGAGGCGACATGCTCAAATTTTAACTTGGAGGCAGAACCGCTGGAGAAGCTGCTGGATACAGCTAATGATATTCTGCATGTGTTGCGGGATCAGAGACCCCGCCCGCATCTGGACACGAAGATCATCTGCGCCTGGAATGGCCTCGTCCTGTCTGGTCTGTCCAAGCTGGCAAATTGTGGAACCGCCAAGAGGCAGGAATATATGCAAACGGCTAAAGAACTTTTGGAATTTCTGCGCAAGGAAATGTATGACTCGGAGCGAAAGCTACTTCTTCGATCCTGCTATGGAGTTGCTGTTGGAGATCCAAGGCTAGAGAAGAATGA ATCCGAAATCGAAGGATTTTTGGATGATTACTCCTTTCTTATTAAAGGCTTACTAGATTATTATAAGGCATCGCTGGACCTTAGCGCATTAAATTGGGCTAAGGAGCTGCAAGAAACTCAGGACAAACTCTTCTGGGACGAGCGAAACGGAGCTTATTTCTTTTCTCAACGAGACTCGCCGAATGTGATTGTGCGGCTAAAGGACg ATCATGATGGGGCCGAACCCTGTGGTAACAGCGTATCCGCCAGAAATCTCACTCTACTGTCCCACTATTATGACGAAGATGCGTATCTGCAGCGTGCGGGAAAGCTTCTGAATTTCTTTGCCGATGTCAGTCCCTTCGGACATGCCCTTCCTGAAATGCTTTCGGCATTGCTGCTTCACGAGAACGGCTTAGACCTGGTAGCTGTGGTTGGACCCGACTCTGAAGACACTGAGCGTTTCGTTGAGATCTGCCGTAAATTTTATATACCGGGCATGATCATCCTGCACGTAGATCCACAGCATCCGGACGAAGCAAGCAACCAAAGGGTGCAGAAGAAGTTCAAAATGGTGAATGGAAAGACCACGGTCTACATATGTCATGATCGCGTGTGCAGAATGCCGGTAACGGATCCGGCGCAGCTAGAACAGAACCTTATGGCAAACTTCTTTACGGAACGGGTTTAA
- the LOC6496337 gene encoding general transcription factor IIH subunit 1, translating to MTTSSEDVLLQMGEVRYKKGDGTLYVMNERLAWMAEHRDTVTVSHRYADIKTQKISPEGKPKVQLQVVLHDGNTSTFHFVNRQGQPAMLADRDKVKELLQQLLPNFKRKVDKDLEDKNRILVENPNLLQMYKDLVITKVLTSDEFWATHAKHHAMKKMGKTQEIGVSGAFLADIKPQTDGCNGLKYNLTSDVIHCIFKTYPAVKRKHSENVPSKMPESEFWTKFFQSHYFHRDRLTAGTKDIFTECGKIDDQALKAAVQQGAGDPLLDLKKFEDVPLEEGFGSVSGDRNVVNSGNIVHQNMIKRFNQHSIMVLKTCANVNTGPSAMTNGTNNANGPVSQSAYTNGVNGKASASASTSNSSLDQADKDEPQIKKQRLIEKIHYEDLGDPVTELGENGKPLDNNAKSKQFELSKVERYLNGPVQNSIYDPLYESESLEEVQYKLVRNSESWLNRSVQRSVICSKAAVNALGELSPGGSMMRGFQEQSAGQLVPNDFQRELRHLYLSLSELLKHFWSCFPPTSDELEAKLQRMHETLHRFKQAKLVPFENRAMHELSPLRSSLTQHMNQLLRTANSKFITWKERKLRNNR from the exons ATGACTACCAGCAGCGAGGATGTCCTGCTCCAGATGGGCGAAGTGCGGTACAAAAAGGGGGACGGAACCCTCTATGTGATGAACGAGCGTTTGGCCTGGATGGCCGAGCACCGAGATACCGTGACGGTCTCCCACCGCTATGCGGATATTAAAA CCCAGAAGATCTCTCCAGAGGGAAAACCCAAGGTTCAGCTGCAGGTTGTGCTGCACGATGGGAACACATCAACCTTCCACTTTGTTAATCGTCAGGGCCAGCCGGCCATGCTCGCCGACAGGGACAAAGTTAAGGAATTGTTGCAACAATTGTTGCCCAATTTCAAAAGGAAGGTAGATAAGGATCTGGAGGATAAAAACCGCATCCTCGTGGAGAATCCCAATCTTCTGCAGATGTACAAGGACCTTGTGATAACAAAGGTACTTACTAGCGACGAATTTTGGGCCACGCATGCCAAGCATCATGCTATGAAAAAGATGGGAAAGACCCAAGAAATTG GTGTTTCCGGCGCTTTTCTGGCCGACATCAAGCCTCAAACAGACGGCTGCAACGGACTCAAGTACAACCTTACCTCCGACGTGATTCATTGCATTTTCAAGACTTATCCCGCCGTAAAGCGCAAGCACAGTGAAAACGTACCCTCCAAGATGCCTGAGTCCGAGTTCTGGACAAAATTCTTTCAGTCACACTATTTCCACCGCGATCGTCTTACTGCCGGAACAAAGGATATTTTCACAGAGTGCGGCAAGATTGATGATCAGGCTTTAAAAGCTGCCGTGCAACAAGGAGCCGGTGATCCGCTTTTGGACCTCAAAAAGTTCGAGGATGTCCCTTTGGAGGAAGGATTCGGCAGTGTGTCCGGGGATCGCAACGTGGTGAACAGTGGCAACATAGTGCACCAGAATATGATAAAGCGTTTCAATCAGCATTCCATTATGGTGCTCAAGACATGTGCCAATGTGAATACTGGACCCTCTGCCATGACCAACGGCACCAATAATGCCAACGGACCTGTCTCCCAGTCCGCTTATACAAATGGTGTCAATGGAAAGGCCTCCGCCAGTGCCTCGACCTCTAATAGTTCCTTGGATCAGGCAGACAAAGATGAGCCACAGATCAAAAAGCAACGACTGATTGAGAAGATACATTACGAGGATTTGGGAGATCCGGTGACTGAATTGGGTGAGAATGGCAAGCCCCTGGATAACAATGCCAAGTCAAAACAGTTTGAGCTGTCCAAGGTGGAGCGCTATTTGAACGGCCCCGTCCAGAACAGCATCTATGATCCCCTATACGAATCCGAAAGCCTAGAGGAGGTTCAGTACAAGCTGGTGCGTAACTCGGAGTCTTGGCTGAATCGTAGCGTGCAAAGGAGCGTGATATGTTCCAAGGCGGCTGTAAATGCTCTTGGAGAACTTAGTCCCGGTGGTTCTATGATGCGCGGCTTCCAGGAGCAATCAGCGGGTC AGCTGGTGCCTAACGACTTCCAGCGAGAGCTGCGCCATTTGTATCTGTCGCTTTCGGAATTATTGAAGCACTTTTGGAGCTGCTTTCCACCCACCTCTGACGAACTGGAGGCTAAGTTGCAGCGAATGCACGAGACCTTGCATCGATTTAAACAGGCCAAACTAGTGCCCTTTGAA AACCGTGCTATGCATGAGTTGTCTCCTCTGCGCTCTTCGCTTACCCAGCACATGAATCAGCTACTGCGTACTGCTAATTCCAAGTTTATTACTTGGAAGGAGCGTAAACTGCGAAACAATAGATAG